A segment of the Peptococcaceae bacterium genome:
CAAATAGGCGTTTCCAAGAGGGTAATTATCGTGGAGACCGAGGAAGAATACATTGAGCTGATAAATCCGGAAATCGTCATGAGCGAGGGGGAACAAACGGATATTGAGGGGTGCCTCAGCATTCCGGGTATTGTTGGTGAAGTGACCAGGGCTTTCCGGGTCAAGGTTAAAGGACTTGACCGCAGCGGAGAAAACGTGGAACTGGTCAGGGAAGGGCTTTTAGCCAGGGCATTGCAGCATGAGATCGACCACCTTGACGGCATTCTGTTCATTGACAGGGCCCAGAACCTCAGGCCGGTGGAATAGAGTGGTTTTGATGGCTGAAGAAACTAGAATCGTTTTTATGGGCACACCCGGTTTCGCCGTGCCTTCGCTCCAAGCGCTGCATGAAGCGGGTTACAACTTGGCGGGGGTAGTCACCCAGCCGGACCGGCCCAGCGGACGCGGGCAAAAAATAGTCTATTCCCCGGTCAAAGCAGAGGCGATAAAACTGGGGCTGAATGTTTACCAGCCGGCCAAACTGGGAGAGGAATGGTTTCGGGATGAGCTGGCTAGGATTAAGCCAGAAATCATTGTGGTGGCAGCTTTTGGCCGCATCTTGCCGCGTGAGCTGCTCGAACTGCCGGTCCTTGGTTGCATAAATGTTCACGCTTCGCTGCTGCCGGCCTACCGCGGGGCAGCGCCGATCAACTGGGCCATTATCAACGGGGAGCGGGAAACAGGGGTTACGACCATGCTGATGAACGAAGGTCTGGACAGGGGAGACATACTGTTGTCCGAAAAAGTGGTAATAACGCCGGACATGACCAGCGGAGAACTGCATGACCTGCTGGCCCGGGTTGGCGCGCAGCTTCTCGTAAAGACTTTGGCTCTATGGGTAAAGGGCGAGATACGGCCGCAAAAACAAAGAGAAGAAGAAGCCAGCTATGCGCCAATTTTAAAACCGGAGCACGAAAAAATTGACTGGTTCAAACCTGCCGGGCAGGTGCACAATCTGGTGCGGGGGCTGGAGCCGTGGCCCGGAGCCCATACAGGTTACCTGGGCGGTATTTTGAAGATAAGGGAAACGAAGGTTTGGGAAATAAGCGGTAGAGAAGCTCTCCCGGGAACTGTTTTGCATATCGTCAAGGGACAGGGTTTCGTAGTACAAGCAGGAGAAGGCTCCGTACTGGTTACCAGGGTACAGCCTGAAGGTAAAAAGGCGATGACCGCAAGCAGTTTTATCAACGGTTACCGTTTGCGGGAAGGGTTTTTATTCGAAAGCTGACAGCGTGGGGTTTGTTATGCGAAAACGTTTATTTATCGGGCTTCTGGTGATCAGCCTGTTTTTCCTGCTCTTACTTTTTGCAGGCGCCTGGTGGCTGGTTTCATACAGGGGTTTGGTAATCAATAAAATTATACTAACCTTTATTACCGCGGCAGTCGTTTTTCTTCTGTTCATGCTCGTAACCGGACTGGCGGCCATGGTCTGGAGTTTATGGCGGGCCAGGACAATTCCGCTGCTGCATAACATTATGCTCTCCGCGACAAACATGCTCTTTCCCCTGGCGATAGCGATAGGTAAAGGGCTGGGTTTAAGCGAGGACCGCGTCAAAAATTCTTTTATAAATGTATCCAACCACCTGGTCAGAGGGAGGGATTATGCCCGGCCGTTTAAAAACATAATAATCCTGGCTCCCCACTGCCTCCAGTGGGTATACTGTCCCCACAAAATTACCATCGATGTCCACAACTGCCGGGAGTGCGGCAGGTGCCCGGTTTCGACGCTGCTCAAGATTGCCAGGCGCTATGATGTCCAATTGCGGGTGGTGACCGGCGGCACTTTCGCCCGCAAGGTGGTAAGAGATGTTAAACCGGAGGCTATAGTAGCGATTGCCTGCGAGCGGGACCTGACCAGCGGAATCCAGGATATTGCCGGCCTGCCCGTGATAGGGATCGTGAACGAACGTCCTGAAGGGCCTTGCTTTAACACTAAAGTGGATTACGGTAAGGTGGAGGAAGCCATTCAATTTTTTCTCAAAGGAGGTTTAAGGTAAAATGTATTACAACCCGTTTTTTGATCCAAGCATGATCATTGTCATACCTGGGCTGATCCTGGCCATGTACGCCCAGGCCAAGGTCCAATCTACTTTTGCCCGCTACCTGCGGGTGGCTTCGGGCAGCGGAGTTACAGGCGCGGCAGTGGCCCGTTCAATCCTTGATTCCGAAGGGATCAGGCAGGTCGAGGTCGAAATGATCGAGGGAAACTTGACCGACCACTATGACCCGAGAACAAAAACGCTGCGGCTTTCACCGCAGGTCTATAGGGGCACTTCTTTGGCCTCCCTGGGCGTGGCTGCCCATGAAGCGGGGCACGCCATCCAGCATTACGCCGGTTACATCCCGCTCAATATCAGGAACAGCCTGGTGCCGATGGCCAATTTCGGTTCCACGCTGGCTTTTCCGCTGTTTTTCATCGGTTTGTTTTTCAGTTATACGATGGTGAAAATCGGGATATACCTGTTCGCCGCTGTTGTTCTTTTCCAGCTGGTAACCTTGCCGGTCGAGTTCAACGCTTCCCGGCGGGCGCTTGTCGCCCTGCAGGCCGGCGGGTACATCAGTACCTCGGAGGTAAAAGGGACCAAGGCCGTCTTGGATGCGGCGGCCTTGACGTACGTAGCCGCAGCCCTGATGGGCCTTTTGCAGTTGGTGAGGCTCCTGCTGATAGCAGGCATATTCGGGCGCAGGGACGAGTAGATGCCAAGGGAAGCGGCCTACCGCATCCTGACGGAAATAGAAAAGGGGGCTTACGCCAACCTGGCCCTTGACGATTATTTAGACAGGCATGAACTGTCTTCCTCGGACAGGGCGTTTGTTACCGAAATTGTTTACGGTACGGTAAGATACCAGTTGAAGATGGACTGGATAATCGACCAGCTGGTTAAAAAAACGGGCAAACTGGAAACAGGACCCCGCCTTTTGCTGCGCATGTCTTTTTATCAGCTGCTTTTTATGAAAAGGGTACCGCCTTTTGCCGTTACCAGCGAGGCAGTCAGGCTGGCGAAAAAGCTTTTTCATGCCGGGGTGGCAGGGCTGGTCAACGGAGTGCTCCGCAGTTACCTGCGCTGCCCCAAACAGGTGAAATGGCCGGACTGCGCCGCCGATCCGGCCCGGTTCCTGGCGGTGGTCCATTCCCACCCTCTCTGGATGGTGAAACGCTGGATTGCCCGTTACGGCTTTCAGGCCAGCCGGGAGATATGCGAGTTCAACAACAGGCCGGCCGATTTATGGATAAGGACTAATACGCTGAAGATAAGCCCTGAGCGCTTGGCCAGCCGGTTAAAAGAGGAAGGGTGCGTCGTGGAAAAGGGCAGCCGGGTGCCGGAAGCACTGCTTCTAAAGGAAGGTCCAAACATCGGTTCACTGCCCTCGTTCCAGGAGGGCCTGTTTACGGTACAGGACGAGAGTTCCATGCTTGTTTCCCATGTTCTCAGGCCCCAAGCGGGACAGGTCGTTCTCGACACCTGTGCCGGTCCCGGAGGGAAAAGCACTCACCTGGCCCAGTTAATGAAAAACAAGGGGCTGGTAGTGGCCTGCGACGTGCACGAACACAGGCTCAGACTGATCGAGGATAACGCAGCCCGCCTGGGGATCAAGATCATTGAAACGAGACTGCGGGATGCGGCCAGCGCAGGCTGGGAGCCTGACGAAAAATATGACCTGGTTCTGGTAGACGCGCCGTGCTCCGGTTTGGGCGTGTTAAGACGCAGGCCGGATTCACGCTGGCGAAAAAAAGAGGAGGATATTAAGGTTCTTGCCGACCTGCAGGCTCAAATCCTGGACAATGCCGTCCGGCTTGTCCGGCCCGGGGGAAGGATAGTGTACAGCACCTGCACTATTGAACCGGAGGAAAATGCGGGTGTCGTGGAGAGAATAAAGGGAATACACCGGGGAATAAGGAGCGTTGATTTGAACCCTCTCCTCCCGTACAGGCCTTCGGATGAACAAGAAAAAAGGGATAATGCCCTGGGTTTTCGCCAGTACCTGCCGTTTAAAGACGGTATGGAGGGGTTTTTTATTGCCGGGCTGGAAAAAGTTTATTGAGCAAGAATAAGTGGAGAAATTGAGAATGGAAGATTGTTTAAGGCAGGACATCAGGGGACTGTCACTCGATGAGATAAAAGAACTCCTGGCAGGCGCGGGAGAAAAGGAATACCGGGGCGAACAGGTCTTTCGCTGGGTGCAGAAAAAAGCTGTTGCGTGCTGGCAGGAAATGAGCAGCATCGGAGAGAAGACCAGGGCTTGGTTGGCTGAAAAGACTTACCTGCGGCCGCTGGAATTGAAGGAAGAACTGGTGAGCGAGGACGGCACACGCAAGTACTTGTGGAAGTTGGGAGATAATAAAACCATTGAATCCGTATTGTTATACCATGAAGGTGACGTTACAAAGGCCAGGCATACGATCTGCCTGTCAACGCAGGTCGGGTGTCCCATGGGTTGCTCGTTCTGTGCCACGGGGAAAATGGGTTTTTGGCGAAACTTGAGCGCAGGCGAAATAGTTTCGCAGGTCCTTGATACGACAAGGCTCAGGCGGAAGGAAACGCCGGCGTTTAAGGCAGGCAATATTGTTTACATGGGTATGGGCGAACCGCTTTTAAATTTGCCAGCGGTACTGAAAAGTATTAGAATACTAAATGATAAACAAGGGCAAAACATCGGCATCCGCCGCATAACCGTCTCAACCTGCGGGCTGGTACCCCAAATTGATGAGCTGGCCAGGCAAAATATTGACATTGTCCTGGCCGTGTCGCTGCATGCCCCGAATAACGAGCTGAGGAACAGGGTTATGCCGGTCAATAAGAAATACCCCTTGGAAATATTGATCCCTGCCTGCCGCCGTTATATCGAGAAGACCGGGCGACGGATCACCTTCGAATATGCTCTCATTAAGGGTTTTAACGACGACCAGGAACACGGAAGACAGCTGGCCCAACTTTTGCGAGGGCTGAAAGCCAATTTGAATATTATCCCTGTCAACACTGTCCCTGGCGCGAGTTTTTCTAGGCCAAAGCCTGAAAATACCAGGAGATTTGCCGAACTGCTGAGGAAAATGGGACTTGATGCCGTAGTCCGCGAGGAAAAAGGCGTGGACATAGCAGCGGCCTGTGGACAGCTGGCTGGAAGGAGCGAGGTGAGAGGGTTTGCTTTTTGATGCTTTGACCGATGTCGGCCTGATCAGGAAGGAAAATGAAGACAATTACCTGGTTTCTCCCGAAAGGGGTCTGTTTGCGGTTGCCGACGGAATGGGTGGGCATGTCGGCGGCCAGAAGGCCAGCAAGCTGGCTGTTCAAGTCCTGGACGAATTGATCAATAATGAGAGTGAAAAGGAAGCGCCTGCCCTGATGCAGTATGCTGTTAGCCGGGCAAACGAAATGATCCTAAAGTCAGGGGAAAATGAACAGGAATATTATGGAATGGGGACGACAGTTACCGCCGCGCTCTTCAGAGACGGATTAATCCACCTGGCCCATATCGGCGACAGCAGGGCCTACTTGTTCAGGGACAGCAGCCTTTCTCTATTGACTTGCGACCATTCGCTGGTTAATGAATTATTCCAGACCGGGAGCCTGACCTTTGAAGAAATGCAGAACCACCCACAGCGCAACATTCTAACCAGGGCTTTAGGCACGCAGAAAGTGGCCCAGGTCGATATTATGTCCTTACCGGCTCAGGAGAAAGACCTTCTTCTCCTTTGCACGGACGGGCTTTATTGTCACGTCTCCGACAGAGAAATCGAGGATATTTTAAAGCAGGACTGGTCTTTGAAGGAAAAAGTCCGCCGGATGGTGGCCCTGGCCCTGGAAAGAGGCGGCACGGACAATATTACGGTTGTGCTTGTCGCCAATGAAGGGTGATTAAGGATATTTTTGCTATTATATCTTTGCAAGGAAAGAGGTGAGAGCTGGTGATAGGTCGGCTTCTGGGAAACAGGTACGAAGTGCTTGAAAAAGTAGGCGGCGGTGGCATGTCGCTGGTTTACAGGGCTAAAGACGTTTATCTAAACAGGATTGTGGCTATCAAGGTCTTACGGGAACAGCTGACCAGCGACGAAGAATTCGTCGCCCGTTTCAGGAGAGAAGCCCAGGCTGTCGCCAGCCTTTCCCATGGAAACATTGTCAGCATTTACGATGTGGGACAGGATAACGGGGTTTATTACCTGGTTATGGAAATGGTGGAAGGGCGCAACCTCAAGGAAGCGATCCGGGAAAGAGGCCGGCTGCCCCTTAAAGAGGCTGTCGAGATAGCAAGGCAGATCTGCGATGCCCTGGAACACGCCCACAGCAGCAGGATCATTCACCGTGACATCAAGCCGCACAACATAATTCTCATGGAAAACGGCAGGGCAAAGGTCACAGATTTCGGAATCGCCAGGGCGGTCTCCACAGCAACCGTGACTCATACCGGCAGCATTATGGGCTCTGTTCATTACTTTTCACCGGAACAGGCCAGGGGGGAAATAGCTGACGAGAAGTCGGATATTTATTCCCTGGGAGTTGTGCTTTATGAAATGATGACGGGAAGGCTTCCCTTTGAAGGGGATTCACCAATCAGCATTGCCCTGAAAAAGATACACGGCGAACCAGAACCGCCGCGCAAGCTTAATCCGGAAATCGGAGAAGCCATGGAAAGAGTTATCCTGCGGGCAATGGCGAGTGAGCCTTTCCAGCGCTACCGGTCCGTAAACGAACTGAGGCAGGATCTGGTTTCGGCGCTCCTTTACAATAAAACAAGGGACGGGACAAAGGAGGAAGAAATGCCGGAAGACACGGTCACCATCCCCAAACTCGTCCGGAAAAAACAAAGGAGGGACGACCTGGCTGTTCCATTCAAAATATGGACGTGGGTTATGATTTCCCTGATGGTGATTGGTTTCATCCTGGGAATGTACCTTTCCGCAGCGGTGATGGCCCGTGGAGAGGTTGGGGTTCCTGATGTTGTGGAAATGAACATAACGGAAGCGGGCCAGGTTCTCAGCAAGGCCAATCTCAACCTTGTTCTGGTCAGGAGGGAGAATCACCCCCGTATACCCAAAGACCTGATCATCTCGCAGGTCCCAAAAGCCGAGCAGGTTGTTAAAAGGAACAGCAAGGTGGAAGTCGTTGTCAGCGACGGCCCCACCATGGTAAAAGTGCCCAATGTCCTTACCAGTTCGCTGCTTACTGCCGAGGTCACCCTGAACAACGAGGGACTGGAAGTTGGTGAAATTACCAGGGTCTATCACGAGCAGATACCTTCCAGCCAGGTTGTTAATCAGGAACCTGCTGCCGGCAAGGAAGTGGTGCAGGGGACGGCGGTTAACCTTATTGTCAGTAAAGGTGCGGAGCCTATCTGGGTAAAAATGCCGGCGCTGACCGGTTTGACTTTAAGCCAGGCCAAGTCGATTTTGCAGAATTATAACCTCATTATTGGAGTCGTCCAGCCAGAGACTAGTTATAAGTACGCCAAGGACGTTGTAATTCGTCAGGACCCGGGAGTGGACAGCGAAATCCTGCAGGGTTCCGTGGTAAACCTTGTCGTGAGCGCCGGGCCAGGCCCGGCGGGCGGGCAGTATTCGGTCAGCGTTACCCTGCCGCAAAGCGGAAGAGTGAAAATTGTGGTTGACGATGAAAAAAGCAGGCAGGTAGTTTACGAAAAATACCATTACAGCGGTGAAACGGTAAAGGAACTGGTAAACTATCAGGGTAAATGTTTTATAGAGGTTTATGTGGATAATAAACTGGTTGAGAGAAAAGAAGTGTGATCAAAAGAAGGGGAGAAAAGTTTGGGGTTGGAAGGGATAATAATCAAAGGGTACGGCGGCTTTTATTATGTCTGGGACGGGAACGATACATGGGAATGCTTGTTGCGCGGCAAGCACCGTCTCAAAAAACAATCCTTCCTGCCCGGAGACAGGGTAACCTATTCAGTCATCGATCCGCAACAGAAAAAAGCGGTAATCGAAAAAGCGTTACCACGTCGGAACGAACTTACCAGGCCTGCGGTGGCCAATGTGGAAGCAGCTGTCCTGGTGGCCTCATTCAAGGACCCTGAGCCTGACTTCTGGCTCCTGGACAGGCTGTTGATACTTGCCCAGGCCAGCTCCATCAATCCAGTGATTTGTTTTAACAAGGCAGACCTGGTAACGCCTGCCCACTGTAAGGAGATAAAAGAAAGGTATAAAAAAGCGGGTTTCCCGGTTCTAATCACCAGCAACAGGCATGGTTGGGGAATCGAGGAACTGGGAAAGGCCTTGGCCGGCAAGGTTTCAGTGTTAGCTGGCCCGTCAGGTGTAGGAAAGTCGAGCCTCTTGAACTCGCTTAATCCAGGACTGCGGCTGAAGACGGGAGAAATAAGCCTGAAGCTTGGTCGCGGCAAGCACACCACAAGGCATGTTGAGCTTATACCGGTTCCGGGCAGCGGTTTCGTTGCGGACACTCCAGGCTTCAGCCAGGTGCAGCTTCCCCAAAGCATGAAGAGAGAAGAACTGGTCGAGTATTACCCGGACTTTTTAGAATACAGGCCGCTGTGCAGGTTTAATACTTGCTGTCACTTGGAAGAACCGCAGTGTGCGGTGAAAGAGGCTGCGGAAAAAGGCCTGATCGATAAAAAACGCTACGAGCGATACAGGGTTTTCTTGGAAGAGGTTATCTCCGGAGAGAGGAGGCATTAGAGGATGGTTTTGCTGGCAACTTCCATTTTGTCTGCCGACTTCAGCCGGCTGGGCGAAGCTGTTGCTTATGTGGAAAAGGCTGGAGCCCACTGGCTTCACATTGATGTGATGGACGGGCATTTTGTCCCCAACCTGACAATTGGGCCGCTGGTCGTTAAGGCGCTAAGGCCGAAAAGCCAGCTGTTGTTCGACGTTCACCTGATGATTGATAATCCCGAAATGTACCTGCGGGAATTCAGGGCGGCGGGAGCGGATCTGATTACTGTCCATGCGGAAACATGCCGTCACTTGCACCGCGTGATTCAGATGATCAAAGAGACAGGGGCCAAGGCGGGGGTGGCGCTCAACCCGCATACACCTCTCGACGCAGTTGAGTACGTGCTGGAAGATCTTGACCTGGTCCTGTTGATGACTGTTAATCCGGGTTTCGGCGGGCAACGGTTTATTCCCGGGGCGCTTCCCAAAATAAGCGCGCTGCACGTCATGGCCAAAGAAAGAAATCCGGAACTGTATATCCAGGTTGACGGCGGCATAAATAAGGACACTGCCCCGATGGCGGTGGAAGCAGGGGCGAATGTGCTGGTTGCAGGGTCGGCGGTGTTTAACCATCCTAACCCAGCGCAGGCTGTTGCCCAGCTGCTGGAATCTTACCAGACATGAGTATTGCCGTGACAGCCGGCCTAAATTGCGGAGGTATCCATGAAAAATAAAAAATGCCTGATTATTTCGGGAGGATGTTTGGAAACGGGACCGTTTTACCAGGCTCTGGCCCAAGAGGCCCACTGCGTTATCTGCGCTGACGGCGGGGCCAGGCACGCTGCGGCTCTCGGAATTGTGCCTGCGCTTGCGGTCGGGGACTTCGATACGCTGACCGAAAAGGAACTTGCCGAACTGGCAGCGCTGGGAACAAAAATCATCCGTTGCCCAAGGGAAAAAGATTATACCGATACACAAATGGCCCTCGAAAAGGCGCTGGAAATGGGCTTTCAAGAGATTGACATTGTCGCCGCTCTTGGTGGAAGGCTCGATCACGCGCTGGCCAATGTCATGCTTTTAGCGCTGCCAAAGGCCGAAGAAGCAAGGATAAGGCTGCTGGACGAGGACCAGGAGGTCTTCTTAATAAGAAGAAAAACGGTTTTGCGCGGAAAGCTTGGCGAAACAATCTCGTTGTTGCCGTTAAGCGAAGAGGTGTCTGGTATTAGAACGCGGGGACTTTATTACCAGGTTGATAACGGCAGGTTTGTCATGGGGATTCCGGTTGGAGTAAGCAATGTATTCAGTGAAGAAACCGCCGAGATAGAGATTGAAAAGGGCTTGCTGCTGGCCATCCGGGTGAGGAATAAACAAGGATAAAAAAAGAACCTCCCTTATCTGAGGTCCTTTTCGCGGCTTGAATCATTTTGCTATACGACCCTCTGAACTTTGCCCGAACGCAGGCAGCGCGTACAGACAA
Coding sequences within it:
- the rpe gene encoding ribulose-phosphate 3-epimerase, encoding MVLLATSILSADFSRLGEAVAYVEKAGAHWLHIDVMDGHFVPNLTIGPLVVKALRPKSQLLFDVHLMIDNPEMYLREFRAAGADLITVHAETCRHLHRVIQMIKETGAKAGVALNPHTPLDAVEYVLEDLDLVLLMTVNPGFGGQRFIPGALPKISALHVMAKERNPELYIQVDGGINKDTAPMAVEAGANVLVAGSAVFNHPNPAQAVAQLLESYQT
- the rlmN gene encoding 23S rRNA (adenine(2503)-C(2))-methyltransferase RlmN codes for the protein MEDCLRQDIRGLSLDEIKELLAGAGEKEYRGEQVFRWVQKKAVACWQEMSSIGEKTRAWLAEKTYLRPLELKEELVSEDGTRKYLWKLGDNKTIESVLLYHEGDVTKARHTICLSTQVGCPMGCSFCATGKMGFWRNLSAGEIVSQVLDTTRLRRKETPAFKAGNIVYMGMGEPLLNLPAVLKSIRILNDKQGQNIGIRRITVSTCGLVPQIDELARQNIDIVLAVSLHAPNNELRNRVMPVNKKYPLEILIPACRRYIEKTGRRITFEYALIKGFNDDQEHGRQLAQLLRGLKANLNIIPVNTVPGASFSRPKPENTRRFAELLRKMGLDAVVREEKGVDIAAACGQLAGRSEVRGFAF
- a CDS encoding Stp1/IreP family PP2C-type Ser/Thr phosphatase: MLFDALTDVGLIRKENEDNYLVSPERGLFAVADGMGGHVGGQKASKLAVQVLDELINNESEKEAPALMQYAVSRANEMILKSGENEQEYYGMGTTVTAALFRDGLIHLAHIGDSRAYLFRDSSLSLLTCDHSLVNELFQTGSLTFEEMQNHPQRNILTRALGTQKVAQVDIMSLPAQEKDLLLLCTDGLYCHVSDREIEDILKQDWSLKEKVRRMVALALERGGTDNITVVLVANEG
- the pknB gene encoding Stk1 family PASTA domain-containing Ser/Thr kinase, with amino-acid sequence MIGRLLGNRYEVLEKVGGGGMSLVYRAKDVYLNRIVAIKVLREQLTSDEEFVARFRREAQAVASLSHGNIVSIYDVGQDNGVYYLVMEMVEGRNLKEAIRERGRLPLKEAVEIARQICDALEHAHSSRIIHRDIKPHNIILMENGRAKVTDFGIARAVSTATVTHTGSIMGSVHYFSPEQARGEIADEKSDIYSLGVVLYEMMTGRLPFEGDSPISIALKKIHGEPEPPRKLNPEIGEAMERVILRAMASEPFQRYRSVNELRQDLVSALLYNKTRDGTKEEEMPEDTVTIPKLVRKKQRRDDLAVPFKIWTWVMISLMVIGFILGMYLSAAVMARGEVGVPDVVEMNITEAGQVLSKANLNLVLVRRENHPRIPKDLIISQVPKAEQVVKRNSKVEVVVSDGPTMVKVPNVLTSSLLTAEVTLNNEGLEVGEITRVYHEQIPSSQVVNQEPAAGKEVVQGTAVNLIVSKGAEPIWVKMPALTGLTLSQAKSILQNYNLIIGVVQPETSYKYAKDVVIRQDPGVDSEILQGSVVNLVVSAGPGPAGGQYSVSVTLPQSGRVKIVVDDEKSRQVVYEKYHYSGETVKELVNYQGKCFIEVYVDNKLVERKEV
- the rsgA gene encoding ribosome small subunit-dependent GTPase A; translated protein: MGLEGIIIKGYGGFYYVWDGNDTWECLLRGKHRLKKQSFLPGDRVTYSVIDPQQKKAVIEKALPRRNELTRPAVANVEAAVLVASFKDPEPDFWLLDRLLILAQASSINPVICFNKADLVTPAHCKEIKERYKKAGFPVLITSNRHGWGIEELGKALAGKVSVLAGPSGVGKSSLLNSLNPGLRLKTGEISLKLGRGKHTTRHVELIPVPGSGFVADTPGFSQVQLPQSMKREELVEYYPDFLEYRPLCRFNTCCHLEEPQCAVKEAAEKGLIDKKRYERYRVFLEEVISGERRH
- a CDS encoding thiamine diphosphokinase — encoded protein: MKNKKCLIISGGCLETGPFYQALAQEAHCVICADGGARHAAALGIVPALAVGDFDTLTEKELAELAALGTKIIRCPREKDYTDTQMALEKALEMGFQEIDIVAALGGRLDHALANVMLLALPKAEEARIRLLDEDQEVFLIRRKTVLRGKLGETISLLPLSEEVSGIRTRGLYYQVDNGRFVMGIPVGVSNVFSEETAEIEIEKGLLLAIRVRNKQG
- the rsmB gene encoding 16S rRNA (cytosine(967)-C(5))-methyltransferase RsmB, producing MPREAAYRILTEIEKGAYANLALDDYLDRHELSSSDRAFVTEIVYGTVRYQLKMDWIIDQLVKKTGKLETGPRLLLRMSFYQLLFMKRVPPFAVTSEAVRLAKKLFHAGVAGLVNGVLRSYLRCPKQVKWPDCAADPARFLAVVHSHPLWMVKRWIARYGFQASREICEFNNRPADLWIRTNTLKISPERLASRLKEEGCVVEKGSRVPEALLLKEGPNIGSLPSFQEGLFTVQDESSMLVSHVLRPQAGQVVLDTCAGPGGKSTHLAQLMKNKGLVVACDVHEHRLRLIEDNAARLGIKIIETRLRDAASAGWEPDEKYDLVLVDAPCSGLGVLRRRPDSRWRKKEEDIKVLADLQAQILDNAVRLVRPGGRIVYSTCTIEPEENAGVVERIKGIHRGIRSVDLNPLLPYRPSDEQEKRDNALGFRQYLPFKDGMEGFFIAGLEKVY
- the fmt gene encoding methionyl-tRNA formyltransferase yields the protein MAEETRIVFMGTPGFAVPSLQALHEAGYNLAGVVTQPDRPSGRGQKIVYSPVKAEAIKLGLNVYQPAKLGEEWFRDELARIKPEIIVVAAFGRILPRELLELPVLGCINVHASLLPAYRGAAPINWAIINGERETGVTTMLMNEGLDRGDILLSEKVVITPDMTSGELHDLLARVGAQLLVKTLALWVKGEIRPQKQREEEASYAPILKPEHEKIDWFKPAGQVHNLVRGLEPWPGAHTGYLGGILKIRETKVWEISGREALPGTVLHIVKGQGFVVQAGEGSVLVTRVQPEGKKAMTASSFINGYRLREGFLFES
- a CDS encoding zinc metallopeptidase, with the protein product MYYNPFFDPSMIIVIPGLILAMYAQAKVQSTFARYLRVASGSGVTGAAVARSILDSEGIRQVEVEMIEGNLTDHYDPRTKTLRLSPQVYRGTSLASLGVAAHEAGHAIQHYAGYIPLNIRNSLVPMANFGSTLAFPLFFIGLFFSYTMVKIGIYLFAAVVLFQLVTLPVEFNASRRALVALQAGGYISTSEVKGTKAVLDAAALTYVAAALMGLLQLVRLLLIAGIFGRRDE
- the def gene encoding peptide deformylase yields the protein MPVYQIIKKGDSILREKAKTVPQVTASIIKLLDNMKATLEAANGVGLAAPQIGVSKRVIIVETEEEYIELINPEIVMSEGEQTDIEGCLSIPGIVGEVTRAFRVKVKGLDRSGENVELVREGLLARALQHEIDHLDGILFIDRAQNLRPVE
- a CDS encoding DUF116 domain-containing protein, whose translation is MRKRLFIGLLVISLFFLLLLFAGAWWLVSYRGLVINKIILTFITAAVVFLLFMLVTGLAAMVWSLWRARTIPLLHNIMLSATNMLFPLAIAIGKGLGLSEDRVKNSFINVSNHLVRGRDYARPFKNIIILAPHCLQWVYCPHKITIDVHNCRECGRCPVSTLLKIARRYDVQLRVVTGGTFARKVVRDVKPEAIVAIACERDLTSGIQDIAGLPVIGIVNERPEGPCFNTKVDYGKVEEAIQFFLKGGLR